One stretch of Eupeodes corollae chromosome 2, idEupCoro1.1, whole genome shotgun sequence DNA includes these proteins:
- the LOC129946878 gene encoding mucin-2, with product MISWKRYLIIITVTVYLQVHSVSSVSDRLVPPPLPPSAASNVAVPKQHLQPALAKLPSPRGGPPRPPPGYLQNRYQNDQQPTNNEPPGFMQRIARWFGFNGGTANEQQNQASQQYAQYKESPRGGQQNGKNANCGLCSKYPWVPMFPGQIQYPLSKHYQLPQANQIHQVQWTQQQELLHQQQVHRQQQQQYQNQQQQNQQKQQFHNQQQQQLNRQQQEQQQLAGYNYPQHQKQLPAYPPLNPAENQYAPTHLQPPLVQRAIQFSSPPSQDFRPPPPSPNLVQRGNPPPAYNPQPNFAPIPLPNLSPSALPPVYDAQPFRPIDQVKLDPTQFQQLPKYQPSVEFQNQPPINQFEDQQPPRYDQPPQFQQVQNNEHSPIAEHVAAPSEIQTSYPTQIPPSSFDNQNQIHQTQTTPSFEIIKSHQVTNFVSEIEYPANFVESQSIDVAQQPQTTTLTPLEDQRPPIRLTELGSYSQQYTLPQEESQSLAHEEPYLESDSIYYHNHQEIDTNNNYAPDNYPSASSHNLSVQNDNLLDIDPIQQSSSENYLPQNEIFLPTPEPTTTQPQQFVTDIQQTTTTVEIVPSLQTTFSQRLNYKRDRETPKRLLDSPIHYLQHGGSSPRPFTRDPASLNIREPSNEQPIYQNHREEPSPSPTPTPFHMAPTPTSTYTSIDASGHFAGINPPAPQGSTKKYHQIIIPYTTKHKPRPFTPKEQAGRYDNWSTSSEFDPHEQQESKVVTATHPPGQRTTKYLTKILASNLRELLKKEHEIKNRSKNGFDLSKLQNTIDDWTEQEFTSLSHRASTVSLRGHSKHIPTEYLTTTPSLREAKTTIFSPNHHEPLLYKDRGTRRYEFNPFEDNRIEELESTSMTPVPSTSTITTTTTPSTPVSTTTTTTTSSTTTTTEAPSPNPYYIRAISTTPSTTENWNHAKVTVSPFTKEKIYVVTPQPGSVGSFKSPRFIVRPTPASAGSNVSPKPTLYTPELFGLMGISAYIPAAPVETFDGHSKVITVVTPSNISKGSNANEVGSSKDDDANDKLGSKSANSDHRSSNSSS from the exons atcTCCTGGAAACGCTATCTCATCATAATCACCGTGACAGTTTATCTTCAAGTTCATTCTGTATCATCTGTCAGTGATCGTCTAGTCCCCCCTCCACTGCCTCCATCAGCAGCTTCAAATGTCGCAGTACCAAAACAGCATCTACAACCAGCCTTAGCTAAACTGCCATCACCTCGTGGTGGACCTCCACGGCCTCCACCTGGGTATCTTCAAAATCGTTATCAAAATGATCAACAGCCAACCAATAATGAACCACCTGGATTTATGCAACGCATAGCTCGATGGTTTGGTTTTAATGGCGGCACTGCTAACGAACAACAAAATCAAGCATCACAACAATATGCCCAATATAAGGAATCACCACGGGGTGGTCAACAAAATGGCAAAAATGCCAACTGTGGTTTGTGCAGTAAATATCCTTGGGTACCTATGTTTCCAGGGCAAATTCAATATCCCCTCTCGAAGCACTATCAATTGCCACAAGCCAATCAGATCCATCAAGTTCAATGGACTCAGCAACAGGAGTTGTTGCATCAACAACAAGTAcatcgacaacaacaacaacagtatCAGAATCAACAACAGcagaaccaacaaaaacaacaatttcataatcaacaacaacagcaattaAACCgtcaacaacaagaacaacaacaactcgCCGGATACAACTATCCCCAACATCAAAAGCAACTCCCTGCCTATCCTCCCCTTAACCCCGCGGAAAACCAATACGCACCAACACATTTGCAGCCACCTCTAGTCCAACGAGCTATTCAATTCAGTTCGCCACCTTCACAAGACTTTCGTCCCCCACCACCATCGCCAAATTTAGTTCAAAGGGGAAATCCACCTCCTGCGTACAATCCACAACCAAATTTCGCACCAATACCTCTTCCGAATTTAAGTCCATCCGCCTTGCCACCAGTCTACGATGCACAACCATTCCGACCAATCGATCAGGTGAAATTGGACCCAACACAATTCCAACAGTTGCCAAAATACCAGCCTTCCGTGGAATTCCAAAATCAACCACCAATCAATCAGTTCGAAGATCAACAACCTCCTCGATACGATCAGCCACCGCAGTTCCAACAGGTCCAGAACAATGAACATTCACCGATTGCTGAGCACGTAGCTGCTCCATCAGAGATTCAAACCTCTTATCCTACTCAAATTCCACCAAGCAGTTTTGACAACCAGAATCAAATTCATCAAACTCAAACCACTCCCAGTTTTGAGATTATCAAAAGTCACCAAGTGACGAATTTCGTATCTGAAATTGAGTATCCTGCGAACTTTGTTGAGTCACAATCTATTGATGTTGCTCAGCAACCTCAAACAACTACCCTGACACCGTTGGAAGATCAACGACCGCCTATCAGACTCACTGAGCTTGGCTCATATTCCCAGCAATATACTTTGCCACAAGAAGAATCGCAAAGTTTAGCGCATGAGGAACCATATTTGGAATCAGATTCCATCTACTATCACAACCATCAAGAGATTGACACCAACAACAACTATGCTCCCGACAACTACCCATCAGCTTCATCTCACAACTTGTCAGTTCAAAATGACAATCTCTTAGATATCGATCCCATCCAACAGTCATCATCGGAAAATTATCTACCCCAGAATGAAATTTTCCTCCCAACACCCGAACCAACAACTACACAGCCACAGCAATTTGTGACAGACATTCAGCAGACAACAACAACTGTTGAAATCGTTCCATCCCTACAGACAACTTTCTCGCAACGTTTGAACTATAAGAGAGATCGGGAAACCCCCAAACGGCTGCTCGATTCCCCTATTCACTATTTGCAACATGGCGGAAGCTCGCCACGACCATTCACCAGAGACCCAGCTAGTTTGAACATTCGAGAGCCATCCAACGAACAGCCAATATACCAAAATCACCGGGAGGAACCGTCTCCGAGTCCAACTCCAACACCATTTCATATGGCTCCAACTCCAACCTCAACCTACACCTCAATTGATGCCAGTGGTCATTTTGCAGGAATAAACCCTCCAGCTCCACAGGGTTCGACCAAGAAGTACCATCAAATTATAATTCCCTACACAACCAAACACAAACCACGACCCTTTACACCTAAAGAACAAGCGGGACGTTATGATAATTGGTCAACGTCCAGTGAGTTCGATCCACACGAGCAACAAGAGTCAAAAGTTGTTACAGCCACACATCCACCAGGTCAGAGGACCACCAAGTATTTAACCAAAATTCTAGCCTCAAACCTACGCGAACTTCTAAAGAAGGAACACGAAATCAAGAATAGGTCGAAGAACgggtttgatttgtcaaaacttCAGAACACCATCGATGACTGGACTGAACAGGAGTTCACGTCTTTATCGCATAGGGCGAGTACTGTATCGCTTAGAGGTCACTCGAAACACATTCCCACAGAATACCTCACTACAACGCCATCTTTGCGCGAGGCAAAGACCACAATTTTTAGCCCAAATCATCATGAACCGCTTTTGTATAAAGATCGAGGGACTAGACGCTATGAGTTTAATCCGTTCGAAGATAACCGAATAGAAGAACTTGAATCAACTTCTATGACACCGGTGCCGAGTACGAGCACAATAACAACTACAACAACGCCATCTACACCAGTTTCCACAACAACTACGACAACAACGAGTTCAACGACTACGACAACAGAAGCTCCTTCACCGAATCCTTATTACATTCGAGCTATTTCAACGACCCCCTCAACCACGGAAAACTGGAACCACGCTAAGGTGACAGTGTCTCCATTTACCAAGGAGAAAATCTATGTGGTCACACCTCAACCAGGAAGTGTGGGATCTTTCAAGTCCCCCCGATTCATTGTGAGGCCAACGCCAGCTAGTG CTGGCTCAAATGTTTCACCAAAACCAACTCTCTACACTCCAGAACTATTTGGTCTGATGGGAATATCAGCTTATATACCAGCAGCTCCTGTCGAGACATTCGATGGACATTCAAAA GTTATAACGGTAGTAACGCCATCGAATATTTCGAAAGGTTCGAATGCAAATGAAGTGGGATCTTCCAAAGATGACGACGCCAATGATAAATTAGGATCCAAAAGTGCTAACAGTGATCACAGGAGCAGTAACAGTagcagttaa